GCAGGTAATGGTTCTGAAACTATGAGAGCAGGCATAAGGAGGGgattcttcttccttccggtTCTTGTAGCACTATGTgccattttttgggttttgatggcAACTCTCAGACCGCCGGGGAGATGCCTCCCCGCTTGAGTCTGCAAGTGGGAAGTTTTGCtgctatacatatatatataacatataattatttatattcatCGTCGGAAAGTTGATGGGAAGTGATTTCAAATCATTATGAAAACATAGGATTCTAATATCTATCTGAATTTTGGTTGTAGAGGATGAATTTTAGCTCCTTTTTCCTTTACAAAAGTAAATAGGAAATTTAACATGAATTTTTCGGTCGCAAATTAGCGTGCACAAACTTTTACAGCACACTCGTTCGCATATTAGCTGCTTCTTCCCATGCATGCACATGTACAGGTCTTAATTTTTCCTTTCACCTTTGGGAAATGTACAGGTCTAATTGTATTGATCCTGGTTAAAAAAAGGCCATATGATTTGTGAATAATACATACAGTGGTTTCATGCTTTCCTTTTATTAGCGGAAATTGAATACAAAAATACTCTATTAGGATAAAAGGCGCTTTGTTTTTCAACTTCTTAGCCTAAACATTTATCCACCTAATTTAACGTGTCCCCAAGCTTTAACTATTGAATGTAGGGGAGAGTGGATGGGACAACAAACCAGCTAGTTTTAAAGTTATTCTAATTTTTTGATACGATGacatattttatattaaaaaaatcagaGAATAAACTTGTATTGAATTTACTATTCACGagatttaaactttaaaaaaaatatcaagtaactaTTGTACTAAGTAAATTCCCTTTAGTTATTTGAAAAGATCACGTAATGAACTAGATAAAACAAGCGACCAAAAGTTTACATATTCTGATGTTTTGTGTTTCTGTGTGTTTTAAGATTAAGaggaaaacaaaattgaagttGTAAGGAGTAAAAATGTCACTCCTTGCTAGAAGAAAACACATATGTTGATCCCCtatcttcctctcattgattcACCTTCACTTTCTCAACAAAATTCACACTTGTACAAATTTCCGACTCGCAAGAAAACTCACCATACGCAATATGCTTTGATGAAAGGCCTGAAAGCAAATCCGAAATCTATCTCACAACCGTTGAGGACTGAAAGAAGAAAATTTGTTGAGGCTTCCACCTTTTCCGAGCTAGAAGAGTCGCAGGGAATACAAGTAAAACGAAATAAACAAAGAAACAGAAAGGAAAAAGTAAGCACAAATTACGTGCGGCAAAGAGCCCTTGCATGAAATCATAGCTGCTGGTCAAGAATAGGATCTCTAGGAGCTCTTGGAGACCCCAGATACTCAGAAACACCCGAAACATAGTCCTTCAACCAGGAAGTGCTGCGCGTCAACCATCCTGTTTCTTCTTGATCTTGAACCTGAAGCAtgcttttcctttcttcttccacCAGTATCTCCAACCATCTCTTGGCCATGAAAACCTTTATAGCTACCACACCTTGTTGAACTATGTCCGAGGGTGGAACCACAAGAGGGTTCCCGTCCACGTTCAGTTTGGTCAAATTGTCAAGGCGGCCAAAGGTATCTGGAAGAGCATGAATCTGATTGTTGCTGATATCAAGTTCCTTGAGGTTGATTAAATCACCAAAGGTGTCGGGTAGCTCAGTTAGATCGGTAAAATTACTGGCGAGATTGAGgatttcgagattggtcaaccGACCAAAGGCCAGAGGAAGGCCGCGGAGCTCATTGAAGTGAGCATCCAAGCAGCGTAAAGACCTCAGCTCACAAACAGAGGTAGGAAGAGACCGAATCTTGTTCAACTGGATAGAAAGCTTCTGTAGATTGGCCAACTCAAAACCAATGTTGGTTGGCAGGTATGTGAGGCCGTTGTAGCTCACATCCAACTCCGCCAACGACCTAATCACATTTCACAAAACCAAATTTCTAATCATTCCATTTCTCACTCGAAATTCGAAATTCGAATGGATTAAAGACAATAAATTTCTTTACCTGCATTGACAGATAGAGTCAGGAAGGGCACTTAGCTTGTTCCCAGTGGCATTCAGCACCTTCAACTTTTGCAATGCCCCAATTGATTCCGGCAGTGACTCCAAAAGGTTTGAAGACACGTTTAGCTCTTCAAGTTTCTCTAATCCACCTATTGACTCAGGAATAGCCTGTCCAAAATGTTCTTTTAATTCCTAATCTAATCATAATATCAATAACTTAATCGAACCGAATCgaaacaaaatcaaaccaaatcaaaccTTGAGTTCATTGCTGGAAAGATCCAGCAGGAGCAAACTGTGGATGGAGCCCAAGGCCTCGGGCAAGAACCGTAACTGCCGCCCCGAGAGGTTGACCCGATCCAGAGTGGTCCGGGAGGCCTCCTGCAGAATCCCAGCCACCTCCTCAGGGACTTGGTCGTTGGTCAAACCCTCATCACCgccctcctccttctcctcatCAAATTCCACGACCCCAGCCATGGCCGACTCGTAAATCTTGACGAGCCTCTGCTCGGCGTCCTTGAGAAGCTTGTCGTAGGCGGAGTGCAACTCATCGAGCTGCAGAATCGCAGTGTAGCCTTGCTTGTCCTTCTCCGCCGCCTCGCGGAACTGAGCCTCTTTGTCGGCCAGGCGAACCCGCCACTGGAGCCTGTCAAAGTCATTAGGGCGGGGAGAGATGACAAGCTCCTCTAGTTTCTTGGCCAAATCGGAGTCGATTTCGCGGAGCCTAACCTTGGCGGTGTCGACGAGCTCGTGGTCGGGTCGGTCGCCGAGGGTCTTGAGGGCGGAACGGGTCTGGGAGACGTCGGCGACGGCGCGTTGCATGGCGGCGAGGACTTTGGGGTCGGAGAGGTGGGGCATCTGGTTGAGGATGGGGGGCTGGTCGGAGGGATGGGGGTCGATGCGGATAGTGCAGAGGTGGGGAGGGGCGGCTGGTGTTGAGGGCTTGGGAGCCAAGGAGGGGAGGTGGGACATGACGTAGGAGAGCATGGTTAATTTGGAGGGGTTGGGATCCATTGGTTGGGATGGGATGTGATCGGAGAGACGGCGAGAGGGTGGTGACTTGTGCGATTGAATTGAAATGGATTGGATTttgaagaaagaggaggaggaggaggttagTGTGAGACCCTGAGCGTCACAAAGTGTGTGGTTTTTGTTTTGGAAAAGGGCGTCAATAACGGAATGGATGATGGAGTTGACGAGGTCGGACACTGCTACTGTTTTCACGCCATCAAAATTGTGATGCAATGCATTAGAGATAAATAACTCTCTATCATTTCGTGCTACAATCATTTTGTATCATCCTTCTAATAGAGATAGGAACCACCAGTAGGTGGGGTCTTatctttattgaaaaaatagTACGCGTGATAATACAACTAGATGATAAGAatagttttttttgtaaaatattatgtcaaaaacATGAGTTACCATTTTAAAATTGAGAATgctattagcactccaaaaatctcattctacgttcctcataaatatatttttctttcccaacatagaaagtttggagtgcataataagatttttggaatgtAAATAACAATTGCCTTAAAATTTAACATCAATTTCTGTATTAATACTtgatattataaaatatatgccTAAAAACATTAGTTATTAGAGATTTTCCTCTATGGATCCATTTTGTGAGGATTTTAGGGATTTTGGCATCCTAGCCGTTTATCGCACATCGTGCGGTTAATTTTCGTCagatattatttttgtttaattttaaataaaaaaatcaaattatttctaACCGCACAATACACGATGAATGATTAAGATGTGAGAATTCTAAGATCCTTACCAAATGAATTCGGATAGGATCCAATTCCAGAGAATTCTTCGAAGAGTCGTATACCTAGACTGCAACTTTGGAAATGTAAAAAACTTGATGCAACTTTGGTAATGTTTCAATAAATATTAACCGATTCTCAGAATCCTGGTTACGTCCTTTGGATGCAGGGATCGGCAAATCGATGATTGCGATGCGATGGTGGAGCCCATCTATTTATTATTGTCATCCAttcttcatttatttatttatttttagttgcattatttattattattgtcatttatatttcttttatttatttactttgttaTTTGTTCTGGGTTGCATTATTCATTTGattcttcttttttgttctgTGTGGTTGTATTGGTATGCAAAGTTAGTCGGAACTTGTGGATTCTTGTCAACATCTGTTCAAGGTTTATGTTAACATATGTCAACAATTATGATCTGTAGAGGCTTGTTGAGAATGTTTATAGAAAAATTGTGAAGtaatgttaaagattgttaagGCTTGTCAATTAAGACATTTTATCGCGCAATTAGTTTGCTCTAAGTGTTTCACGGGTAAATACAATACACataaatattttattgtatAACAATTTTGCAAACACTATCAGTACAACAACCCATGATGAACCAAAAGGTCAACCTTAGccaatgtttaaaatatcaaCATAGGTGAAAATATCTACTTacaaatttatgaaaatatcGATGAATATATCATCTTTGAAGAAAATTATGGAAATTTGCAATAGAATGAGTATGTCAACTCATTTAGATTTAGTTGAAATTAGAGAaaaatttctttcaaaaaatttaaagtTCAAAATTTGCAATGCATTCCGACAAAATTTATGTATTGCATCGATAAATATCGTCGATATGCATTGATTTTCTTGTATCTCGCCCATACAGGTTAGACAAGCATTTAATTGTCAATAATATGGTGTAACAAGCTATTTACATCGATTACACTTCTTCCTTTCAACCATACAGTCTCTTCACTTAAACAAAGAAGCAATGAATTCCATGTAAAGTAATCTGGAACGATGCCCCTTTGTACCATCTGCAAAACCAATCTCAAAGCTTTCTGAAAATCCCCCATCCGGCAAAGAACAGCTACCAACGGACCATAACTTCCACCATCTGGTGAGCAACCTCTCTCAACCATGTCCTCCACAAGTTTCAGTGCACTACCAACTTTCCCTTTGTCACAAAACGCATTGATCAGAGGATTAAATGTCGATGCAAGAGGAATGTAACCATGACCAATCATCTCGTTCATTAGGTCAAACGCTTCGCGAACAGAGCCTTCTTGGCAAAATCTATTGATTAGACAGTCGAAGATTATAGCACTTGGAACTCCATTTTCTGTAATCATCTGATCATAAACCTTCTTTGCATTCAATGTGGCGCCCTCTTCACAGAAACCTAATATTTTCAAGCTTCTATCAACAGCTCTGGGAAATAATTTCCCCAAACTGGTTAAAAACTCAAGTGCTTCGCCTAAACGATTTTCCTTATACAACCCGTATAATACACTATTATAAGGAGAGATTTGGCCCCCAGAACCGTGTTTTCTCTCATTCATTAGTTCCAAAATTTCAAACCCTTTTTCCGTCCTTCCTGCTGAACACAAACCTCTAATTAATGTATCGTACGTAACAAAATTCCAGTAGATACCATCTGTTTCCATATCCTTAAACAGATCTAGAGCCATATCCAACATCCCAGATTCGCAAAAACAAGAGATCAAGACATTGTAAGTATCAACATTTGGAAGGCATCCCTTTTTCTCCATTTCCTCCACAATGCGAAGACTGAGTTTCGCTTTCCCTAATCTACAAAAACCCTTGACCAAGGTGTTATAAGCTACCACATCCACCAGTCCTCCCTTGCTCTCCACTCTCTCTATAAGCTTGAGAGCCTCCATTACACGGCCATTGTTGCAAAGAATTTCCAACACCTTAGTTACAGTGACAACATCAGGCACAAACCCCAAACCAAAGCACTTCTCTAGCAGAACAAGAGCTTGCACTAAATTCTCTTCTCCACAATACCCAGATATCAAAATATTAAAAGTCACGTCATTCGGTGCTTCCATCTCATTCATCAAGCTTCTCGCTCTACCAACTTTCTTGTTCTTGCCAAGCGCATGAAGCAACGTGTTATATACCACAGTATTTGGGGTGATTCCCCGAGTCTTCATTGCTTGCAAAAGCTTAAAACCATCACCAATTCGGTTCGTCAGGCAAAGTCCTTTCATCAAGATACCAAAAGTATAACCATCGCCATCAATGCCACTttccatcatcttcttcctgTAAAACTCCCTGGCTATATCTATATCTTCCTTCACAAGAACATCAAGTATTGTATTGAATACTTTCAAAGAAGGTTTCTGGTCATACTTGTAAACCAAGTCAAGCACTTTGATCACTTGTTTTACCATGTGGGCACGGCCAAGACCTCGAATGATGGTGACAAAAATGTCTTCATCCGGGGGCTGTCCAATTGATGTGGGCATTTGATCAAGCAGTTGGTGAACGGTGTCAAAGCGGTGGAAGGTGCACAGCTTGTGGATGAGAGCTCGGTAAGTGGAGGGAGAGTGTGTGAACTTGGGGAGTTTGGAGGCCCATTTGAAGGTTTCGAGGGCTTGGGCTGCTGATTTTTGCTCTAATAAAAGCTGGGCAATGTGCTTATGGGATGGAGTTGCAACTGATGACGATGTCGGAGACAACGATGACATGGCTCTAATAAAATGGCTATGATCCACATCTGGAAGCTGTGAAGGATTGAAGATTAGAATGGCCAATTCACCTCTATACTGGGAGAGAGACTTACATGGTAAGGATCTGAAAACAAGCCTGCACATGGGACTCTAATGAAGCAGGTTTTCTTAAGTTTCTTGACAGAGTAGAGCCCCGTCGTCTACCTTCTACTTTTGCTTACCCTTGATCTATTTCTGCCAATCAAACACTAAAATAATACAACGTAAGATAATACATAAAATTACCAAAACTCCATTGTGGGAAATTACAAAGAACTCTAGGTTGAACTGTGACTATAAGCAATGCATTAGAATGCAAACATAAATTTGGAAGCCAAGAACGATGCTAATAATATTTGAAGGTCATTTCTTATTCCAGATATTTGGAAGTCATTTGAAATGGCAAATCTAGACACACTTCATTCTGTAActcaaaaactaaaacaaataataataaaaaataagcttTCGCCCCAATGAATCATTTGTTCACCACCAATTACCATTGATA
This genomic interval from Malus domestica chromosome 05, GDT2T_hap1 contains the following:
- the LOC114824750 gene encoding plant intracellular Ras-group-related LRR protein 1-like: MIVARNDRELFISNALHHNFDGVKTVAVSDLVNSIIHSVIDALFQNKNHTLCDAQGLTLTSSSSSFFKIQSISIQSHKSPPSRRLSDHIPSQPMDPNPSKLTMLSYVMSHLPSLAPKPSTPAAPPHLCTIRIDPHPSDQPPILNQMPHLSDPKVLAAMQRAVADVSQTRSALKTLGDRPDHELVDTAKVRLREIDSDLAKKLEELVISPRPNDFDRLQWRVRLADKEAQFREAAEKDKQGYTAILQLDELHSAYDKLLKDAEQRLVKIYESAMAGVVEFDEEKEEGGDEGLTNDQVPEEVAGILQEASRTTLDRVNLSGRQLRFLPEALGSIHSLLLLDLSSNELKAIPESIGGLEKLEELNVSSNLLESLPESIGALQKLKVLNATGNKLSALPDSICQCRSLAELDVSYNGLTYLPTNIGFELANLQKLSIQLNKIRSLPTSVCELRSLRCLDAHFNELRGLPLAFGRLTNLEILNLASNFTDLTELPDTFGDLINLKELDISNNQIHALPDTFGRLDNLTKLNVDGNPLVVPPSDIVQQGVVAIKVFMAKRWLEILVEEERKSMLQVQDQEETGWLTRSTSWLKDYVSGVSEYLGSPRAPRDPILDQQL
- the LOC103443915 gene encoding pentatricopeptide repeat-containing protein At2g17525, mitochondrial; translation: MCRLVFRSLPCKSLSQYRGELAILIFNPSQLPDVDHSHFIRAMSSLSPTSSSVATPSHKHIAQLLLEQKSAAQALETFKWASKLPKFTHSPSTYRALIHKLCTFHRFDTVHQLLDQMPTSIGQPPDEDIFVTIIRGLGRAHMVKQVIKVLDLVYKYDQKPSLKVFNTILDVLVKEDIDIAREFYRKKMMESGIDGDGYTFGILMKGLCLTNRIGDGFKLLQAMKTRGITPNTVVYNTLLHALGKNKKVGRARSLMNEMEAPNDVTFNILISGYCGEENLVQALVLLEKCFGLGFVPDVVTVTKVLEILCNNGRVMEALKLIERVESKGGLVDVVAYNTLVKGFCRLGKAKLSLRIVEEMEKKGCLPNVDTYNVLISCFCESGMLDMALDLFKDMETDGIYWNFVTYDTLIRGLCSAGRTEKGFEILELMNERKHGSGGQISPYNSVLYGLYKENRLGEALEFLTSLGKLFPRAVDRSLKILGFCEEGATLNAKKVYDQMITENGVPSAIIFDCLINRFCQEGSVREAFDLMNEMIGHGYIPLASTFNPLINAFCDKGKVGSALKLVEDMVERGCSPDGGSYGPLVAVLCRMGDFQKALRLVLQMVQRGIVPDYFTWNSLLLCLSEETVWLKGRSVIDVNSLLHHIIDN